The following are encoded in a window of Scophthalmus maximus strain ysfricsl-2021 chromosome 2, ASM2237912v1, whole genome shotgun sequence genomic DNA:
- the f2rl1.2 gene encoding coagulation factor II (thrombin) receptor-like 1, tandem duplicate 2, giving the protein MDSTRLSSLLVVFCCCCVSASDGAGKGRGFIGVVDPGNSAQVVVDAATSETLKSNLTTVFLPIIYIIVLVVGLPANGMAIWVFLFRTKKKHPSSIYMANLALADLLFVIWTPLKIAYHLNGNDWIYGEPLCKVVVSFFYGNMYCSILFVTCLSVQRYWVVAHPLSQQSKNNKVAVGVCVAVWAFIWLSTTPLYLYDHTAKLKDPNITTCHDVSIIHDPENPFPSVQLPYYYFIFMGMVVFLVPCIVIVVAYILLLRALGNCMEESSAAKNRRRAVVLIATVLVTFLVCFIPSNIMLVVHYSLLKDGVTNNGYGFYISTLCLASLNSCLDPFIYYFVSEDFRNHVKNTLLCRSSRTVERMRVSFSSMKYSRKSKSYVSDTGNTQSSTC; this is encoded by the exons ATGGATTCCACGCGGCTGTCGTCGCTCCTGGtcgtgttctgctgctgctgcgtctccGCCTCCGATGGCGCAG GTAAAGGACGGGGCTTCATCGGTGTCGTGGACCCTGGAAACTCTGCACAAGTCGTTGTGGACGCCGCGACATCAGAGACGCTGAAGAGTAACCTCACCACTGTCTTCCTCCCAATCATCTACATCATCGTACTCGTGGTGGGGCTTCCTGCGAACGGCATGGCCATCTGGGTGTTCCTCTTCAGGACCAAGAAGAAGCACCCGTCATCGATCTACATGGCCAACCTGGCTCTGGCTGACCTGCTCTTTGTCATCTGGACGCCCCTGAAAATTGCCTACCACTTGAACGGCAACGACTGGATCTACGGGGAGCCGCTGTGCAAAGTCGTCGTGAGCTTCTTCTACGGGAACATGTACTGCTCCATCCTGTTCGTCACCTGCCTCAGCGTGCAGAGGTACTGGGTCGTGGCCCACCCTCTGTCCCAGCAGAGCAAGAACAACAAAGTGGCCGTCGGCGTCTGTGTCGCCGTCTGGGCTTTCATCTGGCTCAGCACCACCCCGCTGTACCTGTACGACCACACCGCCAAGCTCAAAGATCCCAACATAACCACCTGCCACGATGTCAGCATCATACACGACCCCGAAAACCCATTCCCCTCTGTCCAGCTGCCGTACTACTACTTCATCTTCATGGGCATGGTCGTGTTCCTCGTCCCGTGCATAGTGATCGTTGTTGCCTACATCCTGTTGCTCAGAGCTCTGGGGAACTGCATGGAGGAAAGTTCGGCAGCAAAGAACCGACGCAGAGCCGTGGTGTTGATCGCGACCGTCCTGGTGACGTTCCTCGTGTGCTTCATCCCCAGTAACATCATGCTGGTGGTGCATTACTCTCTGCTGAAGGACGGAGTGACGAATAACGGTTATGGCTTCTACATCTCCACGTTATGCCTGGCCAGCCTCAACAGCTGCCTGGACCCGTTCATCTACTACTTTGTGTCTGAGGACTTCAGGAACCACGTGAAGAACACTCTGCTGTGCCGCAGCAGCAGGACTGTGGAGCGCATGAGGGTTTCATTCAGTTCCATGAAATACTCCAGGAAGAGC
- the f2rl1.1 gene encoding coagulation factor II (thrombin) receptor-like 1, tandem duplicate 1 produces the protein MAFRTRWLQLLLLLRCLATTLSKKDDRGFTGTETNDGVWVSSQAKEVLSSRLTTVFLPVIYIVVFAVGLPTNALAIWVFLFRTKEKHPSSIYMANLALADLLFVIWVPLKIAYHFNGNDWVYGEGLCKVLVAFFYGNMYCSILFITCISVQRYWAVVNPLSLQQRSNRGAICVSISIWVLVWLVTIPLYLYDQQVRVTNLDIFTCHDVTKPSHKEIAAGYFLTMGIVGFVAPAVVCIVSYVLMLKALRNSMVDAAIAKKRRKAVVLIVTVLLMFLVCFAPSNIMLLVHYILLLGGATNNLYGFYITTLCLASLNSCFDPFVYYFISDDFRQHVKNTFLCRSERTVERMRISFSALKYSRKSNTYTSSSRNTQSSDC, from the exons ATGGCCTTCCGGACACGGTGGCttcagctgctcctgctcctgcgcTGCCTGGCGACGACCCTGTCGAAGAAAG ATGATCGAGGCTTCACTGGTACAGAGACCAACGACGGGGTGTGGGTCAGCTCCCAAGCTAAAGAAGTCCTGAGCAGTCGCCTCACCACCGTCTTCCTCCCGGTCATCTACATCGTCGTGTTTGCCGTGGGGCTGCCCACCAACGCCTTGGCCATCTGGGTGTTCCTCTTCCGCACCAAGGAGAAGCACCCGTCGTCGATCTACATGGCCAACCTGGCTCTGGCTGACCTGCTCTTCGTCATCTGGGTGCCGCTGAAAATAGCGTACCACTTCAACGGCAACGACTGGGTCTACGGGGAGGGTTTGTGCAAAGTGCTGGTGGCGTTTTTCTACGGCAACATGTACTGCTCCATCCTGTTCATCACCTGCATAAGTGTTCAGCGGTACTGGGCCGTGGTCAACCCGCTGTCCCTGCAGCAGAGAAGCAACCGTGGGGCTATCTGCGTCTCCATCTCGATCTGGGTGCTGGTCTGGCTTGTCACGATCCCTCTCTACCTGTACGACCAGCAGGTCCGCGTGACAAACCTCGACATCTTCACCTGCCACGACGTCACCAAGCCCAGTCACAAGGAAATAGCAGCGGGCTACTTCCTGACAATGGGAATCGTGGGTTTCGTTGCTCCCGCCGTCGTGTGCATCGTCTCCTACGTCCTCATGCTCAAGGCCCTCAGGAACAGTATGGTGGACGCCGCCATCGCCAAGAAGCGCCGGAAGGCCGTGGTCTTGATCGTCACCGTGCTGCTCATGTTCTTGGTGTGCTTCGCCCCCAGCAACATCATGTTGCTGGTGCACTACATCCTCCTGTTGGGCGGGGCCACCAACAACCTGTACGGATTCTACATCACCACCCTGTGCCTGGCGAGCCTCAACAGCTGCTTCGACCCCTTCGTGTACTACTTCATCTCCGACGACTTCCGGCAGCACGTGAAGAACACGTTCCTCTGCCGGAGCGAGAGGACAGTGGAGAGGATGAGGATCTCCTTCAGCGCTCTGAAATACTCGAGGAAGAGCAACACGTACACGTCCAGTTCACGGAACACGCAGAGCTCCGATTGCTAG
- the LOC118300473 gene encoding synaptic vesicle glycoprotein 2C-like isoform X2: protein MGSAAARGSIVYLGMMFGAFFWGGLSDKVGRKQCLLISMSVNGFFAFLSSFVQGYSMFLLCRMVSGFGIGGAVPIVFSYFAEVLAREKRGEHLSWLCMFWMIGGIYASAMAWAIIPHYGWSFSMGSAYQFHSWRVFVVVCALPCVSAVVALTFMPESPRFYLEMGKHDEAWMVLKHIHDTNMRARGEPERVFTVNRIKIPKQLDELVEMRNESANPGLKVLLKIKAELRGIWLTFMRCFNYPVKDNTIKLAVVWFTLSFGYYGLSVWFPDVIKHLQADEYASRVKVHNNERIEDFTFNFTLENQIHRNSVFLNDRFIGMKFKAVTFIDSSFLNCYFEDVSSVGSFFKNCTFVDDFFYNTDIDDAKLTNSRVVNSSFHHNKTGCQMTFEDDYSAYWVYFVNFLGTLAVLPGNIVSALLMDKIGRLSMLGGSMVLSGISCFFLWFGTSESMMIFMLCLYNGLSISAWNSLDVVTAELYPTDRRGTGFGFCNAMCKLAAVLGNLIFGSLVGITKAIPILLASAVLVGGGLVGLRLPDTRANVLM, encoded by the exons GTAGCATTGTGTATCTGGGGATGATGTTCGGAGCCTTCTTTTGGGGCGGCCTGTCAGATAAGGTGGGCCGTAAACAGTGCCTGCTGATATCCATGTCCGTCAACGGCTTCTTCGCCTTCCTCTCGTCCTTTGTTCAAGGCTACAGCATGTTCCTCCTCTGCCGCATGGTGTCTGGCTTTGG GATCGGCGGGGCAGTACCTATCGTGTTCTCGTACTTTGCGGAGGTGTTGGCTCGGGAGAAGAGAGGCGAGCATCTGAGCTGGCTCTGCATGTTCTGGATGATCGGAGGAATCTATGCCTCAGCCATGGCCTGGGCCATCATCCCGCACTATG GCTGGAGCTTCAGCATGGGTTCGGCCTACCAGTTCCACAGCTGGAGAGTGTTTGTGGTGGTGTGCGCGCTGCCGTGTGTCTCCGCAGTGGTCGCGCTCACCTTTATGCCCGAGAGCCCCCGCTTCTACCTGGAG ATGGGTAAACATGACGAGGCCTGGATGGTGCTCAAACACATCCACGACACCAACATGCGCGCCCGTGGAGAACCGGAGAGAGTCTTcact gtgAACAGGATAAAGATCCCCAAACAGTTGGACGAGCTGGTGGAGATGCGGAATGAGTCAGCCAACCCCGGGCTCAAGGTCCTCCTCAAGATCAAGGCTGAGCTCCGAGGA ATCTGGTTGACTTTTATGAGATGCTTCAACTACCCAGTGAAAGACAACACTATTAAACTGGCTGTGGTGTGGTTTACTCTGTCTTTCGG GTACTACGGACTGTCGGTGTGGTTCCCGGATGTGATCAAGCACCTGCAGGCCGACGAGTACGCGTCCAGAGTGAAGGTGCACAACAACGAACGCATTGAAGACTTCACCTTCAACTTCACCCTGGAAAACCAGATCCACAGAAACTCGGTCTTTCTAAatgacag GTTTATCGGCATGAAGTTCAAGGCGGTCACGTTCATCGACTCGTCCTTCCTCAACTGCTACTTTGAAGATGTCTCCTCGGTCGGATCCTTCTTCAAAAACTGCACCTTCGTGGACGACTTCTTCTACAACACGG ATATTGACGATGCCAAACTAACGAACTCCCGGGTGGTCAACAGCTCCTTCCACCACAACAAGACAGGTTGTCAGATGACCTTTGAGGACGATTACAGCGCCTACTGGGTCTACTTTGTCAACTTCCTGGGAACGCTGGCCGTGCTGCCCGGAAACATCGTCTCTGCGCTCCTCATGGATAAGATAGGGCGCCTCAGCATGTTAG GGGGCTCGATGGTGCTGTCGGGCATCAGCTGCTTCTTCCTCTGGTTTGGCACCAGCGAGTCCATGATGATCTTCATGCTCTGTCTCTACAACGGCCTCAGCATCTCTGCCTGGAACTCCCTGGATGTGGTCACCGCTGAGCTGTATCCAACAGACAGGAG GGGCACAGGATTTGGCTTCTGTAATGCCATGTGCAAGCTGGCAGCGGTGCTGGGCAACCTGATCTTTGGCTCGCTGGTCGGCATCACCAAGGCGATCCCCATCCTGCTGGCATCGGCTGTGTTGGTTGGCGGCGGCCTGGTGGGGCTGCGGCTGCCAGACACGCGTGCCAATGTGCTCATGTAA
- the LOC118300476 gene encoding proteinase-activated receptor 3, producing the protein MGRLVFLILFLLCISGALQKKGKQRIQVQENRSEFAAPVPRTFTGELVIQTNAFVLNGTGAPISNHSHPALKSLSNSTTGYLGGALSTRVIPVIYMLAVAVGIPANLAILCTLASKVRKVSSAILYCSLAVSDLLLLLSLFFKAHYHFRGNHWALGEAACRVVTACFYGNLYCSAQTLACISIKRYLAVVHPFEYKSLPKRMCTAWVTLAVWALFGAAVVPELLVQQSYLLPELGHITCHDVLPLDNDSHTFLIYYNLILTVFGLLLPLVTTVVCYARIVCELNKSHHDWAMYIKASSLVFVIFLVCFVPAGVLHFLHYVQLFVTRTGSLYAYFNVAVCLCCLHACLDPFLFLLMSKSTGSSRYLRGFNGKTLSISV; encoded by the exons ATGGGGAGACTTGTATTTCTTATCCTTTTCCTTCTGTGCATAAGTGGTGCACTTCAAAAAAAGG GGAAACAGAGGATACAAGTGCAGGAGAACAGATCTGAGTTTGCTGCTCCTGTGCCCAGAACATTTACAGGGGAACTAGTCATCCAGACAAACGCCTTTGTCCTAAATGGGACTGGAGCTCCCATTTCAAATCATTCCCATCCGGCACTGAAGTCACTTAGCAACAGCACAACGGGGTACCTCGGCGGCGCTCTCAGCACCCGGGTCATCCCCGTCATTTACATGTTGGCGGTTGCTGTCGGCATCCCGGCCAACCTCGCCATCTTGTGCACGCTGGCCTCTAAAGTGAGGAAGGTGTCCTCCGCCATCCTGTACTGCAGCCTGGCTGTCTCcgacctcctcctgctcctctccctcttcttcaaGGCTCACTACCACTTCCGTGGTAACCACTGGGCCCTCGGAGAGGCTGCCTGTCGAGTGGTCACGGCCTGTTTCTATGGCAACCTCTACTGCTCGGCCCAGACGCTGGCCTGCATCAGCATCAAGCGCTACCTGGCTGTGGTGCACCCGTTCGAGTACAAATCCCTCCCCAAGCGGATGTGCACCGCCTGGGTCACGCTGGCCGTGTGGGCGCTGTTTGGAGCCGCTGTTGTCCCCGAGCTCCTCGTCCAGCAGAGCTACCTGCTCCCCGAGCTGGGCCACATCACCTGCCATGACGTATTGCCCCTGGACAATGACTCCCACACCTTCCTGATCTACTACAACCTGATCCTGACCGTCTTCGGCCTCCTGCTTCCACTGGTGACCACTGTTGTGTGCTACGCCCGAATCGTCTGTGAGCTCAACAAGTCACACCACGACTGGGCGATGTACATCAAGGCCAGCTCACTGGTGTTTGTCATCTTCCTTGTGTGCTTTGTCCCCGCTGGAGTCCTGCACTTCCTCCATTATGTGCAACTGTTTGTGACCAGAACGGGGAGTCTGTACGCGTACTTCAACGTGGCGGTGTGCTTGTGCTGCCTCCACGCCTGCCTGGaccctttcctcttcctcttgatgTCCAAGTCTACGGGCTCCAGCCGGTACCTCCGGGGCTTCAATGGCAAGACCCTGAGCATATCCGTCTAA
- the LOC118300474 gene encoding proteinase-activated receptor 1-like has translation MSPAFPKGLLMVLVCACAASAAAKNGTMQGRTFVFIDKTYTAEPIDMDYVYPDGEVTNLSKSGRLRNTTSTHRLEVSEEALLFLTGSVSTLLIPSFYTLVCLISLPINICAVVAFTLRIWPKKPAAIYMLNLACADLLFAALLPFKISYHFGGNDWIFGPLMCRVVTAAFYWNMYCSVLLIACISVDRLLAVVYPIDSLSWRSPRNAIMACVAMWILSFAGTVPLVLSDQTVHLSQLNITTCHDVQSAHKVIWHYKIYFITLCCSFFFLPLLITAVSYTRVIWSLNRVPCGVLGRSRRRSRAVVMAATVLVIFVLCFTPTNCLLLAHYLQFNEGVKTIQETPDGSYAAYLVFMCLGSLNCLLDPMVYYFGSSQCQRELSSMLRCQKISDGSSIRHSSSDSGRSSSRTILKSSRTESSTIHTPVTKMAQANLNSQYKKLLL, from the exons ATGTCTCCAGCGTTTCCAAAAGGTTTGCTGATGGTtctggtgtgtgcatgtgcggcCTCGGCTGCGGCCAAGAACG GTACCATGCAAGGGCGGACTTTTGTCTTTATTGACAAGACCTACACTGCTGAACCAATAGACATGGATTATGTCTATCCAGACGGTGAGGTTACCAATCTGTCCAAAAGCGGTCGGTTGCGCAACACAACCAGCACCCACAGGCTGGAAGTCTCCGAGGAAGCGCTGCTGTTTCTCACAGGCTCCGTGTCCACCCTCCTCATACCTTCCTTCTACACACTGGTCTGCCTCATCAGCCTGCCGATCAACATCTGCGCGGTGGTCGCCTTCACCCTGAGGATCTGGCCCAAGAAGCCGGCAGCAATCTACATGTTGAATCTGGCCTGTGCCGATCTGCTCTTTGCCGCGCTGCTCCCCTTCAAGATCTCCTACCACTTTGGCGGCAACGACTGGATATTCGGCCCGCTCATGTGCCGCGTGGTCACCGCAGCCTTTTACTGGAACATGTATTGCTCGGTGCTGCTCATAGCTTGCATCAGCGTGGACCGCCTCCTCGCCGTAGTCTATCCCATCGACTCCCTGTCTTGGAGGAGTCCACGGAACGCAATCATGGCCTGCGTGGCCATGTGGATATTATCCTTCGCTGGCACTGTGCCTCTGGTCCTCTCCGACCAGACTGTTCACCTCAGTCAGCTGAACATCACCACTTGCCACGATGTCCAGTCTGCGCACAAGGTAATCTGGCACTACAAGATCTACTTCATcaccctctgctgctccttcttcttcctgcctCTGCTCATCACAGCAGTGTCCTACACTCGGGTGATCTGGTCACTGAACCGGGTCCCGTGCGGCGTTCTAGGACGTTCACGCAGAAGATCACGGGCAGTGGTGATGGCTGCAACGGTGCTGGTGATATTTGTGCTGTGTTTCACGCCGACCAACTGTCTACTGCTAGCACACTACCTGCAGTTCAACGAAGGGGTCAAGACGATCCAAGAGACCCCCGATGGCTCCTACGCGGCCTATCTGGTGTTCATGTGTTTGGGCAGTCTGAACTGCCTCCTGGATCCCATGGTCTACTACTTTGGATCATCCCAGTGCCAGAGAGAGCTATCCAGCATGCTGAGGTGTCAGAAGATTTCCGACGGCAGTAGCATCCGGCATTCGTCGTCTGACTCCGGCCGGTCGAGCTCCAGAACAATTCTGAAATCCAGCCGAACAGAAAGCTCCACCATACACACTCCAGTTACCAAGATGGCCCAAGCCAACCTCAACAGCCAGTAcaagaagctgctgctctga